One stretch of Harmonia axyridis chromosome 1, icHarAxyr1.1, whole genome shotgun sequence DNA includes these proteins:
- the LOC123671758 gene encoding WD repeat-containing protein 7 isoform X12, with product MPGTSLVVPVVLWGKHPPTHCISCIFLSNDQKTLATGCYDGQICLWQVDPDTLQMTPRCLLVGHTAPILCISKASIVQDNNYIVSSSEAGEMCSWDLVDGKCREVKKLTQVHTNMQAYHMNNCADVRLFCNGYYPEIMVMDPYNLEVLFMLSSRQNPDWISALHVLRPVKRKDDVVLAITTTGMVKVWTLLGGENKYSDPIYENESKQIKPLNAVCIVCCAYNQRTVLVVCTKYWQIYDAGDFSVLCSYLAPRGERWMSGDFIAIDRIIMLSDAGKGYLYKLPANSVPDNKNFHKPSTESDSPFLYCLLSQPDNKTLSCPPAMSFVTTQKQNKLCRYLLRGDSEGYILAWNIPDISEAQLAEIRNHKPPQPVKMNASLMTSLSEAWENVRPRPVGILDQLEKHEGHRVKLTASIYLPTQCRLVVGREDGTIIIAPAVQSIMLQLLHGSHQNYLDWPPHQILSGHGGRVNCLLYPHSQHSRYDKNFLVSGGVDFAVCLWDLYSGTLLHRFCVHAGEITQLLVPPNNCSNRIQKCICSVASDHSVTLLSLTERKCVCLASRHLFPVTTIKWRPLDDFIIIGCSDGTVYVWQMETGHLDRVLQGIAAEEVLYACEENEAHNMSSEVGLANPAVHFFRGLRHRNLSAIRHATQRGLHQIQQLGAHINNDDPHMQRNHTSPLSIQGLRTNPKDPESHILFFDIEALIIELLSEEYAMMSPGSLEAAGLTSHTEYMKVLALTQSASPDAHKKIAGILAKMKEGAEQMQTKIQAKAESVLKQGNDNNKEGGDHNTQSSNKTLNFPFETSHGMEIAQLLLSLLHTWGLDSDLDRVCQAKLGLLRPLIPISFGVLSKANHMSLFLPTWHNCIPMENEPMPLPAEISLSNSLPSDMVRQEQLIRIFTARTHWELSTTLTSNHLLAIIALSHTLMSMSNATFVPEQERNRKMHRQSTRVNWSKVDEEHEELYTQQQAHIKQGWSLLSTLHCVLLPDKVMEAGAKHFKRPQVEMMAKRWQHHCVEVREAAQTLLLAELSRMGPKGRKALIETWSPYLPIFSTPTDTITQQITSPITQNNINSANSIPTEADEEEDDEEDETVRRPSNITELKRKYSTAIILLGVIGAEFGQDITSTDNSKKRNSEDRRKSSGAEGFGSRWSLRWSIKKQPGPGNNNLARLTAMALSHLLLAPPSPKLPAYVALRRAAIDLIGRGFTVWAPFLDISKVLLGLLELCSEADRLVPSMTYGLPLTPQADSCRTARHALTLIATARPAAFITTMAKEVARYNAMQQNAQTLNITINNNVLHKAKPEILRGVELLIEKMQNEMTDLLVELMDIILHCLDQSQLKNKSLQDVFPAICRFTQVSHCLTTRRIAVGSNNGTLTLYELRHNKTTSINAHSTPVTAAAFSPDGKFLVSYSCGENKLCFWQTSTGMFGLGQSQTRCVKSYSTAPIADVSRLNPMRLARLIWINNRTVTLMLADGSETRFNI from the exons ATGCCTGGCACTAGCCTTGTTGTGCCTGTGGTTTTGTGGGGTAAACATCCCCCAACACACTGTATTTCTTGCATATTCCTTTCAAATGATCAGAAGACCTTGGCAACTGGGTGCTATGATGGTCAAATATGTTTATG GCAAGTTGATCCTGATACTCTACAAATGACTCCACGATGTTTACTGGTTGGACATACAGCTCCTATACTCTGTATATCTAAGGCATCTATCGTTCAAGATAATAATTATATTGTCTCCAGTTCAGAAGCTGGAGAAATGTGCTCTTGGGATCTAGTTGATGGAAAATGTCGTGAGGTTAAAAAATTAACTCAAGTCCATACAAACATGCAG GCCTATCATATGAACAACTGCGCTGATGTTAGGTTGTTTTGTAATGGGTACTACCCTGAAATTATGGTTATGGATCCCTATAATTTGGAGGTATTATTTATGTTATCATCTAGGCAAAATCCTGACTGGATAAGTGCACTACAT GTTTTACGTCCGGTTAAAAGAAAAGATGATGTTGTTCTTGCGATAACAACCACTGGAATGGTAAAAGTTTGGACTCTACTAGGAGGAGAAAACAAATATTCGGATCCtatttatgaaaatgaaagtaAACAAATCAAACCTTTAAATGCTGTTTGTATAGTTTGTTGTGCATATAACCAAAGAACTGTACTTGTGGTCTGTACTAAGTATTGGCAAATTTATGATGCAg GTGACTTCAGTGTATTGTGCTCCTATTTAGCACCCAGAGGAGAGAGATGGATGTCTGGTGACTTCATAGCTATTGATCGAATTATCATGCTATCAGATGCAGGCAAAGGCTACTTATACAAGTTGCCGGCAAA TAGTGTTCCTGATAATAAAAACTTCCACAAACCAAGTACAGAAAGTGATAGCCCATTCCTCTACTGTTTGCTTAGCCAACCTGACAACAAG actTTGTCATGTCCACCTGCCATGAGTTTCGTAACTACACAAAAACAGAACAAATTATGCCGATACCTACTCAGAGGCGATTCAGAAGGTTATATCTTAGCTTGGAACATTCCCGACATCTCAGAGGCCCAATTGGCCGAAATAAGAAATCACAAACCTCCGCAACCTGTCAAAATGAATGCATCTCTTATGACGAGTCTCTCCGAAGCTTGGGAGAATGTCCGTCCAAGACCTGTTGGTATTTTGGACCAATTAGAGAAGCATGAAGGTCATA GAGTAAAACTTACGGCAAGCATATATCTGCCCACTCAGTGTAGGCTTGTGGTTGGTAGGGAGGATGGTACTATAATAATTGCACCAGCTGTTCAAAGTATTATGCTCCAGCTGCTTCACGGAAGTCATCAGAACTACCTAG ACTGGCCACCACACCAGATTTTATCGGGACACGGAGGGAGGGTAAACTGCCTACTCTACCCCCACAGTCAACATTCCAGATACGATAAGAACTTCTTGGTGTCAGGTGGTGTTGATTTCGCAGTATGTCTATGGGATCTGTACTCGGGCACCTTATTACACAGGTTTTGTGTCCATGCAGGAGAAATTACACAGCTTTTGGTACCGCCAAACAACTGCAGC aaTCGAATACAGAAATGCATCTGTTCTGTAGCGTCAGATCATTCTGTTACCTTGCTCAGCTTGACGGAACGAAAGTGTGTATGTCTAGCTTCTAGACATCTGTTCCCAGTGACTACCATAAAGTGGCGACCTCTAGATGATTTTATCATCATAGGTTGCTCTGATGGTACCGTGTATGTTTGGCAAATGGAGACTGGACATCTAGATCGAGTTCTACAAG GAATCGCAGCTGAAGAGGTCCTATATGCTTGTGAAGAAAATGAAGCTCATAACATGTCCTCTGAAGTTGGCTTAGCTAACCCAGCTGTTCATTTCTTCAG aGGATTACGGCACAGAAATTTGTCAGCAATTAGGCATGCAACACAAAGAGGTCTGCATCAAATACAACAGCTTGGTGCTCACATAAATAATGATGATCCTCATATGCAGAGAAATCATACTTCTCCTTTGTCAATTCAAGGCTTAAGAACCAATCCCAAAG ATCCCGAGAGCCATATATTATTCTTCGATATTGAAGCACTCATCATCGAATTATTAAGTGAAGAATATGCCATGATGTCTCCAGGCAGTTTAGAAGCTGCTGGATTAACATCTCATACTGAATATATGAAAGTTCTAGCTTTAACACAAAGTGCCAGTCCTGATGCGCATAAAAAAATTGCAG GTATATTAGCCAAAATGAAAGAAGGAGCAGAGCAAATGCAAACTAAGATTCAAGCCAAAGCGGAAAGTGTTTTAAAACAGGGCAACGATAACAATAAAG AAGGAGGCGATCATAATACTCAATCTTCCAATAAGACTTTGAATTTTCCATTTGAAACTAGTCATGGAATGGAAATTGCCCAACTACTTTTATCCTTATTGCATACTTGGGGTTTAGATAGTGATTTGGACCGTGTGTGCCAAGCTAAACTAGGATTGCTGAGACCTTTA ATCCCAATATCATTTGGCGTATTGTCAAAAGCAAACCATATGTCCTTGTTTCTTCCAACATGGCACAATTGTATACCTATGGAGAACGAACCTATGCCTCTACCAGCGGAAATATCCCTATCAAATAGTTTGCCATCAGATATGGTGAGACAGGAACAATTGATAAGGATATTTACGGCTAGAACCCATTGGGAGTTGAGCACAACACTAACCAGCAATCACCTGTTAGCTATTATTGCTCTCAGTCATACTCTCATGTCTATGAGCAACGCTACGTTTGTCCCAGAGCAAGAACGTAACAGAAAAATGCATAG GCAATCCACAAGAGTTAATTGGAGTAAAGTGGACGAAGAACACGAAGAGCTGTATACTCAACAGCAGGCCCATATAAAACAGGGCTGGTCGTTGTTGTCTACGTTGCATTGTGTTCTTTTGCCAGATAAAGTTATGGAAGCCGGAGCGAAGCACTTTAAACGACCACAAGTAGAGATGATGGCTAAAAGGTGGCAGCACCACTGTGTAGAGGTCAGGGAGGCGGCTCAGACACTCCTACTGGCCGAGCTCTCAAG AATGGGTCCCAAGGGTAGGAAAGCTTTAATCGAGACCTGGTCCCCGTATTTACCAATATTCTCAACACCGACGGATACTATAACCCAACAAATAACATCACCTATaacacaaaataatataaattctgCCAATTCCATACCAACAGAAGCA GACGAGGAAGAAGACGATGAGGAGGACGAGACCGTGAGGAGGCCATCTAATATAACGGAACTGAAACGTAAATATTCAACTGCCATTATTTTACTGGGAGTTATCGGAGCAGAATTTGGACAAGACATTACTAGCACTGATAATTCGAAAAAGAGAAACAGCGAGGATAGGCGAAAGAGTAGCGGTGCAGAAGGATTCG GTAGCAGATGGTCCCTAAGGTGGAGTATAAAGAAACAACCAG GACCTGGAAATAATAATTTGGCAAGATTGACAGCTATGGCGCTGTCGCATCTTTTACTTGCCCCGCCTTCTCCAAAACTACCCGCCTACGTGGCCTTGAGAAGAGCTGCTATCGATTTGATTGGCAGAGGTTTTACTGTTTGGGCGCCTTTCTTGGATATCAGTAAAGTACTTCTTG GTCTACTAGAACTCTGTTCTGAAGCTGACAGATTGGTACCCAGTATGACATATGGTTTACCATTAACTCCTCAAGCAGATTCTTGCAGAACTGCAAGACATGCCTTAACCCTTATTGCAACAGCAAG GCCCGCTGCGTTCATAACAACAATGGCAAAAGAAGTGGCTAGATACAATGCAATGCAACAAAATGCACAAACGTTGAACATAACGATAAATAATAATGTGTTGCACAAAGCCAAGCCTGAGATTCTGAGAGGTGTTGAGTTGTTAATAGAGAAAATGCAGAATGAAATGACTGATCTATTGGTAGAG TTGATGGATATCATATTACACTGCTTAGACCAAAGTCAACTCAAAAATAAGAGTTTACAGGATGTATTTCCTGCAATTTGTAGATTTACTCAAGTTTCACATTGCCTTACAACTCGAAGGATAGCTG TTGGTTCCAACAACGGTACACTAACCCTTTACGAACTGAGACATAATAAGACCACATCAATCAATGCGCATTCTACGCCCGTCACTGCTGCTGCCTTCAGTCCTGATGGTAAATTCTTGGTCAGTTACTCCTGCGGTGAAAACAAACTTTGTTTCTGGCAAACCAGCACGG GTATGTTCGGTTTGGGCCAATCGCAGACCAGGTGTGTGAAGTCTTACAGCACGGCTCCAATTGCTGACGTGTCAAGGTTGAACCCGATGCGACTGGCTAGGTTGATTTGGATCAACAATAGGACTGTCACACTGATGCTTGCGGATGGTTCTGAAACACGTTTCAACATATAA
- the LOC123671758 gene encoding WD repeat-containing protein 7 isoform X9 → MPGTSLVVPVVLWGKHPPTHCISCIFLSNDQKTLATGCYDGQICLWQVDPDTLQMTPRCLLVGHTAPILCISKASIVQDNNYIVSSSEAGEMCSWDLVDGKCREVKKLTQVHTNMQAYHMNNCADVRLFCNGYYPEIMVMDPYNLEVLFMLSSRQNPDWISALHVLRPVKRKDDVVLAITTTGMVKVWTLLGGENKYSDPIYENESKQIKPLNAVCIVCCAYNQRTVLVVCTKYWQIYDAGDFSVLCSYLAPRGERWMSGDFIAIDRIIMLSDAGKGYLYKLPANSVPDNKNFHKPSTESDSPFLYCLLSQPDNKTLSCPPAMSFVTTQKQNKLCRYLLRGDSEGYILAWNIPDISEAQLAEIRNHKPPQPVKMNASLMTSLSEAWENVRPRPVGILDQLEKHEGHRVKLTASIYLPTQCRLVVGREDGTIIIAPAVQSIMLQLLHGSHQNYLDWPPHQILSGHGGRVNCLLYPHSQHSRYDKNFLVSGGVDFAVCLWDLYSGTLLHRFCVHAGEITQLLVPPNNCSNRIQKCICSVASDHSVTLLSLTERKCVCLASRHLFPVTTIKWRPLDDFIIIGCSDGTVYVWQMETGHLDRVLQGIAAEEVLYACEENEAHNMSSEVGLANPAVHFFRGLRHRNLSAIRHATQRGLHQIQQLGAHINNDDPHMQRNHTSPLSIQGLRTNPKDPESHILFFDIEALIIELLSEEYAMMSPGSLEAAGLTSHTEYMKVLALTQSASPDAHKKIADFFGKVKDKAENMERIIKEKDKHGILAKMKEGAEQMQTKIQAKAESVLKQGNDNNKEGGDHNTQSSNKTLNFPFETSHGMEIAQLLLSLLHTWGLDSDLDRVCQAKLGLLRPLIPISFGVLSKANHMSLFLPTWHNCIPMENEPMPLPAEISLSNSLPSDMVRQEQLIRIFTARTHWELSTTLTSNHLLAIIALSHTLMSMSNATFVPEQERNRKMHRQSTRVNWSKVDEEHEELYTQQQAHIKQGWSLLSTLHCVLLPDKVMEAGAKHFKRPQVEMMAKRWQHHCVEVREAAQTLLLAELSRMGPKGRKALIETWSPYLPIFSTPTDTITQQITSPITQNNINSANSIPTEAVSPSRCCQWQICRALYIDEEEDDEEDETVRRPSNITELKRKYSTAIILLGVIGAEFGQDITSTDNSKKRNSEDRRKSSGAEGFGSRWSLRWSIKKQPGPGNNNLARLTAMALSHLLLAPPSPKLPAYVALRRAAIDLIGRGFTVWAPFLDISKVLLGLLELCSEADRLVPSMTYGLPLTPQADSCRTARHALTLIATARPAAFITTMAKEVARYNAMQQNAQTLNITINNNVLHKAKPEILRGVELLIEKMQNEMTDLLVELMDIILHCLDQSQLKNKSLQDVFPAICRFTQVSHCLTTRRIAVGSNNGTLTLYELRHNKTTSINAHSTPVTAAAFSPDGKFLVSYSCGENKLCFWQTSTGMFGLGQSQTRCVKSYSTAPIADVSRLNPMRLARLIWINNRTVTLMLADGSETRFNI, encoded by the exons ATGCCTGGCACTAGCCTTGTTGTGCCTGTGGTTTTGTGGGGTAAACATCCCCCAACACACTGTATTTCTTGCATATTCCTTTCAAATGATCAGAAGACCTTGGCAACTGGGTGCTATGATGGTCAAATATGTTTATG GCAAGTTGATCCTGATACTCTACAAATGACTCCACGATGTTTACTGGTTGGACATACAGCTCCTATACTCTGTATATCTAAGGCATCTATCGTTCAAGATAATAATTATATTGTCTCCAGTTCAGAAGCTGGAGAAATGTGCTCTTGGGATCTAGTTGATGGAAAATGTCGTGAGGTTAAAAAATTAACTCAAGTCCATACAAACATGCAG GCCTATCATATGAACAACTGCGCTGATGTTAGGTTGTTTTGTAATGGGTACTACCCTGAAATTATGGTTATGGATCCCTATAATTTGGAGGTATTATTTATGTTATCATCTAGGCAAAATCCTGACTGGATAAGTGCACTACAT GTTTTACGTCCGGTTAAAAGAAAAGATGATGTTGTTCTTGCGATAACAACCACTGGAATGGTAAAAGTTTGGACTCTACTAGGAGGAGAAAACAAATATTCGGATCCtatttatgaaaatgaaagtaAACAAATCAAACCTTTAAATGCTGTTTGTATAGTTTGTTGTGCATATAACCAAAGAACTGTACTTGTGGTCTGTACTAAGTATTGGCAAATTTATGATGCAg GTGACTTCAGTGTATTGTGCTCCTATTTAGCACCCAGAGGAGAGAGATGGATGTCTGGTGACTTCATAGCTATTGATCGAATTATCATGCTATCAGATGCAGGCAAAGGCTACTTATACAAGTTGCCGGCAAA TAGTGTTCCTGATAATAAAAACTTCCACAAACCAAGTACAGAAAGTGATAGCCCATTCCTCTACTGTTTGCTTAGCCAACCTGACAACAAG actTTGTCATGTCCACCTGCCATGAGTTTCGTAACTACACAAAAACAGAACAAATTATGCCGATACCTACTCAGAGGCGATTCAGAAGGTTATATCTTAGCTTGGAACATTCCCGACATCTCAGAGGCCCAATTGGCCGAAATAAGAAATCACAAACCTCCGCAACCTGTCAAAATGAATGCATCTCTTATGACGAGTCTCTCCGAAGCTTGGGAGAATGTCCGTCCAAGACCTGTTGGTATTTTGGACCAATTAGAGAAGCATGAAGGTCATA GAGTAAAACTTACGGCAAGCATATATCTGCCCACTCAGTGTAGGCTTGTGGTTGGTAGGGAGGATGGTACTATAATAATTGCACCAGCTGTTCAAAGTATTATGCTCCAGCTGCTTCACGGAAGTCATCAGAACTACCTAG ACTGGCCACCACACCAGATTTTATCGGGACACGGAGGGAGGGTAAACTGCCTACTCTACCCCCACAGTCAACATTCCAGATACGATAAGAACTTCTTGGTGTCAGGTGGTGTTGATTTCGCAGTATGTCTATGGGATCTGTACTCGGGCACCTTATTACACAGGTTTTGTGTCCATGCAGGAGAAATTACACAGCTTTTGGTACCGCCAAACAACTGCAGC aaTCGAATACAGAAATGCATCTGTTCTGTAGCGTCAGATCATTCTGTTACCTTGCTCAGCTTGACGGAACGAAAGTGTGTATGTCTAGCTTCTAGACATCTGTTCCCAGTGACTACCATAAAGTGGCGACCTCTAGATGATTTTATCATCATAGGTTGCTCTGATGGTACCGTGTATGTTTGGCAAATGGAGACTGGACATCTAGATCGAGTTCTACAAG GAATCGCAGCTGAAGAGGTCCTATATGCTTGTGAAGAAAATGAAGCTCATAACATGTCCTCTGAAGTTGGCTTAGCTAACCCAGCTGTTCATTTCTTCAG aGGATTACGGCACAGAAATTTGTCAGCAATTAGGCATGCAACACAAAGAGGTCTGCATCAAATACAACAGCTTGGTGCTCACATAAATAATGATGATCCTCATATGCAGAGAAATCATACTTCTCCTTTGTCAATTCAAGGCTTAAGAACCAATCCCAAAG ATCCCGAGAGCCATATATTATTCTTCGATATTGAAGCACTCATCATCGAATTATTAAGTGAAGAATATGCCATGATGTCTCCAGGCAGTTTAGAAGCTGCTGGATTAACATCTCATACTGAATATATGAAAGTTCTAGCTTTAACACAAAGTGCCAGTCCTGATGCGCATAAAAAAATTGCAG ATTTCTTTGGGAAAGTGAAAGACAAAGCCGAAAATATGGAAAGAATTATTAAGGAGAAAGACAAACATG GTATATTAGCCAAAATGAAAGAAGGAGCAGAGCAAATGCAAACTAAGATTCAAGCCAAAGCGGAAAGTGTTTTAAAACAGGGCAACGATAACAATAAAG AAGGAGGCGATCATAATACTCAATCTTCCAATAAGACTTTGAATTTTCCATTTGAAACTAGTCATGGAATGGAAATTGCCCAACTACTTTTATCCTTATTGCATACTTGGGGTTTAGATAGTGATTTGGACCGTGTGTGCCAAGCTAAACTAGGATTGCTGAGACCTTTA ATCCCAATATCATTTGGCGTATTGTCAAAAGCAAACCATATGTCCTTGTTTCTTCCAACATGGCACAATTGTATACCTATGGAGAACGAACCTATGCCTCTACCAGCGGAAATATCCCTATCAAATAGTTTGCCATCAGATATGGTGAGACAGGAACAATTGATAAGGATATTTACGGCTAGAACCCATTGGGAGTTGAGCACAACACTAACCAGCAATCACCTGTTAGCTATTATTGCTCTCAGTCATACTCTCATGTCTATGAGCAACGCTACGTTTGTCCCAGAGCAAGAACGTAACAGAAAAATGCATAG GCAATCCACAAGAGTTAATTGGAGTAAAGTGGACGAAGAACACGAAGAGCTGTATACTCAACAGCAGGCCCATATAAAACAGGGCTGGTCGTTGTTGTCTACGTTGCATTGTGTTCTTTTGCCAGATAAAGTTATGGAAGCCGGAGCGAAGCACTTTAAACGACCACAAGTAGAGATGATGGCTAAAAGGTGGCAGCACCACTGTGTAGAGGTCAGGGAGGCGGCTCAGACACTCCTACTGGCCGAGCTCTCAAG AATGGGTCCCAAGGGTAGGAAAGCTTTAATCGAGACCTGGTCCCCGTATTTACCAATATTCTCAACACCGACGGATACTATAACCCAACAAATAACATCACCTATaacacaaaataatataaattctgCCAATTCCATACCAACAGAAGCAGTAAGTCCATCTAGGTGTTGCCAGTGGCAAATATGTAGAGCTCTTTATATT GACGAGGAAGAAGACGATGAGGAGGACGAGACCGTGAGGAGGCCATCTAATATAACGGAACTGAAACGTAAATATTCAACTGCCATTATTTTACTGGGAGTTATCGGAGCAGAATTTGGACAAGACATTACTAGCACTGATAATTCGAAAAAGAGAAACAGCGAGGATAGGCGAAAGAGTAGCGGTGCAGAAGGATTCG GTAGCAGATGGTCCCTAAGGTGGAGTATAAAGAAACAACCAG GACCTGGAAATAATAATTTGGCAAGATTGACAGCTATGGCGCTGTCGCATCTTTTACTTGCCCCGCCTTCTCCAAAACTACCCGCCTACGTGGCCTTGAGAAGAGCTGCTATCGATTTGATTGGCAGAGGTTTTACTGTTTGGGCGCCTTTCTTGGATATCAGTAAAGTACTTCTTG GTCTACTAGAACTCTGTTCTGAAGCTGACAGATTGGTACCCAGTATGACATATGGTTTACCATTAACTCCTCAAGCAGATTCTTGCAGAACTGCAAGACATGCCTTAACCCTTATTGCAACAGCAAG GCCCGCTGCGTTCATAACAACAATGGCAAAAGAAGTGGCTAGATACAATGCAATGCAACAAAATGCACAAACGTTGAACATAACGATAAATAATAATGTGTTGCACAAAGCCAAGCCTGAGATTCTGAGAGGTGTTGAGTTGTTAATAGAGAAAATGCAGAATGAAATGACTGATCTATTGGTAGAG TTGATGGATATCATATTACACTGCTTAGACCAAAGTCAACTCAAAAATAAGAGTTTACAGGATGTATTTCCTGCAATTTGTAGATTTACTCAAGTTTCACATTGCCTTACAACTCGAAGGATAGCTG TTGGTTCCAACAACGGTACACTAACCCTTTACGAACTGAGACATAATAAGACCACATCAATCAATGCGCATTCTACGCCCGTCACTGCTGCTGCCTTCAGTCCTGATGGTAAATTCTTGGTCAGTTACTCCTGCGGTGAAAACAAACTTTGTTTCTGGCAAACCAGCACGG GTATGTTCGGTTTGGGCCAATCGCAGACCAGGTGTGTGAAGTCTTACAGCACGGCTCCAATTGCTGACGTGTCAAGGTTGAACCCGATGCGACTGGCTAGGTTGATTTGGATCAACAATAGGACTGTCACACTGATGCTTGCGGATGGTTCTGAAACACGTTTCAACATATAA